The DNA window TCGAGCAACTCTGGGCTACCCTCAACGGATTTGCCCTGCTTGGTCTTTTCGCCTGGACATTGGTCTTCCTCACTCTCGCTGCCATAGTCCCTGTTCTGTGGCAATTGCACCTGGTAGCGCAACTGGGAACTCTGACCTACTATACCTTCGCCACTGCAGTTTTGGGTTTGCGCCCCCATGGTCAAGGACTTGATGTTGCTCATGCTCTCTATCTGTTCTGGTTCTGTGCCATTTGTGACCTGGGAGTTTACCGCTACGAACAGTTACAACGGGCAGAGTTTGAGGCAAAAAGACGACTACAGCTGGAGCAACAAAAGTCAGAGCGTCTGTTGCTCAACATCCTGCCAGAGCAGATCGCACACCAACTCAAGGATCAAGAGCAGCCATCGATCGCTGAACACTATAGCGAAGTGTCGGTGTTATTTGCTGATATTGTGGGGTTTACAGCACTTTCAGCCAGGATGTCTCCTGCCGATGTTGTGCAACTGCTGAACCAGTTGTTTTCTGTGTTTGACCAACTAGTCGATCGCTATGGCTTAGAAAAGATTAAGACGATTGGGGATGCCTACATGGTGGTGGGTGGGTTGCCGACTCCCCGTGCTGACCATGCTGAGGCTGTGGCTGACATGGCGCTGGCAATGCAAAGCAGTCTGAGTCAAGTGGACAAAATCTGTGGTTACCATCTCAGTTTGCGCATTGGGATGCATAGTGGACCTGTGATTGCAGGAGTGATTGGGAGGCGGAAGTTCATGTATGACTTGTGGGGGGATACGGTGAACACTGCGAGTCGGATGGAGTCCTATGGAGTACCCGATCGGATTCAGGTGACAGAAGCGGTTTACCGACGGCTGCGTTACGGTTATGATTTTCAGGAGCGGGGAGAGATTGAAATCAAGGGCAAGGGGAGCATGAAGACTTATTTTTTGCTGGGCAAGCGGCAATCGGAGTCAGTTCAACCGAAGTACTAGCCAAGACAATTGAAGCCTACAACTTGAGATTTAACCGCCAGCAGGTGAGCGAATTGTTGCCAATATTGCGAGAAGCGATCGACTAGTGGGGAGCACGAGTTTAATCCCCGCTTTACGGCAGCAAATCAAAAGCATCTTTGGACGAGAGCCAGTGCAGAGTCACAAGCCCAGTAGTAGGAGGGGCATTATAGAGCAATTCAAAACCAGTTGCGCCACAACTAATTTTAGGG is part of the Cyanobacteriota bacterium genome and encodes:
- a CDS encoding adenylate/guanylate cyclase domain-containing protein; the encoded protein is YLSFILLQSVLISHNRSTLTPDWLTMAVVVQISLLTCLGFTYTKLGQKLPGIIFLAATWSVTLIEQLWATLNGFALLGLFAWTLVFLTLAAIVPVLWQLHLVAQLGTLTYYTFATAVLGLRPHGQGLDVAHALYLFWFCAICDLGVYRYEQLQRAEFEAKRRLQLEQQKSERLLLNILPEQIAHQLKDQEQPSIAEHYSEVSVLFADIVGFTALSARMSPADVVQLLNQLFSVFDQLVDRYGLEKIKTIGDAYMVVGGLPTPRADHAEAVADMALAMQSSLSQVDKICGYHLSLRIGMHSGPVIAGVIGRRKFMYDLWGDTVNTASRMESYGVPDRIQVTEAVYRRLRYGYDFQERGEIEIKGKGSMKTYFLLGKRQSESVQPKY